A window of Desulfofundulus luciae contains these coding sequences:
- the splB gene encoding spore photoproduct lyase yields the protein MDFYPDRVIFEQDALEYPLGKSLWESFKLADIEVIVTRSHNRITGIPGKNPQEAYREAKRTLVFGVRRTLTFQTCKPSAHYQLPLTTSCPGKCEYCYLLGSLPNKPYIRAYVNIEEILEKARDCIIQRKPEVTIFEGSATSDPVPVEKYTGALAKTILFFAIQDFGRFRFATKFTEIDSLLILKHNGHTTVRFSVNTTRIIKSFEHGTPNLEQRLKAARKAIEAGYPTGFIIAPIIAYPGWETEYIDLLKAIREALPDSQVLSFEFITHRFTVRAKNRIKTLFPNTVLPMNEDNRKFRFGQFGYGKYVYAPQLMHRLKETLVSKTEELFPGAKIDYFV from the coding sequence ATGGATTTTTACCCTGATAGAGTAATATTTGAACAGGACGCCCTGGAATATCCTTTAGGTAAATCCCTCTGGGAATCATTTAAACTAGCCGACATTGAGGTGATTGTAACCCGTTCCCATAACAGGATAACTGGCATCCCCGGGAAAAATCCGCAGGAAGCCTACAGAGAAGCAAAGAGAACGCTGGTATTTGGCGTGAGGAGAACTCTTACCTTTCAAACCTGTAAACCGTCGGCCCATTACCAGTTGCCATTGACCACTTCCTGCCCCGGAAAGTGTGAGTACTGTTATTTGCTCGGCAGCCTGCCCAATAAGCCCTACATCAGGGCTTATGTCAACATCGAGGAAATCTTGGAGAAAGCCAGGGACTGTATCATCCAGAGAAAACCTGAAGTGACCATATTTGAAGGATCCGCCACCTCCGACCCGGTCCCTGTGGAAAAATACACCGGGGCACTGGCCAAAACCATTCTCTTTTTTGCCATCCAGGATTTTGGCCGTTTTCGCTTTGCCACCAAATTCACTGAGATTGACTCACTTTTAATTTTAAAACATAACGGGCATACAACAGTTCGTTTTAGCGTAAATACTACCAGAATAATAAAATCCTTTGAACATGGGACGCCAAATCTGGAACAGCGATTAAAGGCAGCCAGAAAAGCTATAGAGGCTGGTTATCCCACGGGGTTCATCATTGCTCCCATCATAGCCTACCCCGGCTGGGAAACGGAGTACATAGATTTATTAAAAGCAATAAGGGAGGCCCTCCCTGACTCTCAGGTGTTGTCTTTTGAATTTATCACCCACCGGTTTACCGTACGGGCAAAAAACAGAATAAAAACGCTGTTCCCCAATACCGTTTTACCCATGAATGAAGATAACAGGAAGTTCAGGTTCGGCCAGTTCGGTTACGGGAAATATGTTTACGCCCCGCAGTTAATGCACCGTTTAAAGGAAACCCTCGTTTCAAAAACAGAGGAACTGTTTCCCGGGGCAAAGATCGATTACTTCGTCTAA